In Zingiber officinale cultivar Zhangliang chromosome 9B, Zo_v1.1, whole genome shotgun sequence, the genomic window GGCCGATCGACTGGAGGAATCGAATGGAGCTGACTGAGTGGGCCAATGAGTCGGGGGAGATGAGCCCCAAGAATACAGCGGATCCATTGaaaatacaatcaaagtctcacattaaaaatacatggaaaaaatcatgaatttaaaatatgaaagatatctccattgaaataagaccttttaggtagagctaaaaataaatccatgagagcttaggcccaaagtggacaatatcagaTTATTATAAAGATATGTCAATTCTTTTGgtcataacaagtggtattagagctatGGTCCAAATCGAATAGCATATGGGGTGATCTTGAACGAAATTGAGGGGAGGCACAAAACAAgtcaagagtgaccagatgcttaaGGGGAGACTCGGAACAGGGCAAGAGTGACTAAACGCTTGTGGGGAAACCCGAAGCATATCAAAAGTGACCAATTGCTTACGaggaggcccggagcaggtcaagagtaaCCGAATACTTGCAGGAGGCCCGGAGTAGATCAAAAGTGATCGGATACTTAAGGAGAAATCCGAAAGAGGTCAATAGAAATTGGATGCTTGTAGGGAGGACCGGAGCAACTCAAAAGTAATGGGATGCTTGTAAAAAAGGCCAAAGTAAGTCAAGAATGATTAGATGCTTGAAGGGAGGCATgaaccatgagagtaatggtAGTCCTTCGTTTGAGAAGAGGATTGTtgagaatacaatcaaagtcccacattagaaatatatgaaaaaattatgaatttaaaagataaaaaatatctccacttgaatgaggccttttggatagagctcaaaaataaatccatgagtgCTTAAGCcaaaagtgaataatatcatccTATTATAAGATATGTGAATTATTTTGGCCCTAATAAGATTGATTGGAGGACATTCTTAACGTCGGTCTATCATCCTTACTACATAGGGATAGGCCGACTGGAAAGTCGTAGGATGTTGGATCGGTcacatgttcaaaaaatcactctcaatatattatgtcaaattaatatttagtgTATGGCCAAAACCGGTTGATAGaactagagagctcagaatgacatgGAACTAGGTTTTATATTTTCGTCTAATTCTCTTGATGATATCAATgttttcaaatatcaatttgacaagctatattgagagtaataattttttaaatataaattaaatgtaaTACATAATTTCATCATTTTAAACTTCAATACATGatataaatatttgaaaattttacctATGAGGTTCGATAATTTACCATATTCTAAGTCTTCTTCTTTCAGTGCCACTCACATCACACGGAAGTAAACATGTTTTTGGAATTTTAGAGGATATAATTAGCCAATTAGAGAAAAGTAGCAATGAAGAAGATTATGAAATGAAGAAAGGTGAGGGAACTCAAATTATTTGAGCTGGCCATCTTACTATGATCAAATCACAATTGTAGAGGAAGAGGAACTTCCATGTAGCTTTGTGGACAAGTCGAAGAAACAAATAACAGGTTCAACACCAACAGATTAAGATGGAAGGTTAGGCCAGAGTGAAAATTTCCTGTTTGGAGTATCTGATTTTCAAAACACTAATTATACTATATGAACTGAGGTTATCTTGCCTGAAACTGTGTTTTAGAAAAGGGAACTGAGTTCAAGAAAAATTCATGGTGAAATGTCTCACACAATGAGACAGAATCCTCCTCACTCTCTCAGAATACTATCTGCATTTATTATCTACAATTCATTGACTCAGTGCCCAGAATTTCAATTGCCAATAGCAAAAACAAGTATCCAGATTCTGTGTTTTTGTATGAGTCATTCAATGGTAGAAGACAACAGTGGGTACCTTAACTCCGGCGTCTTTGAGGAAGGGTATGGACTGCGGCCGCTCTATGAGGTCCCGATAGAATTCGTACTCCGCCAGGTAATCGTGGAGGTCCAGCTCCCTCTTCTGGTTCGTGTGGTAATGGTGCCTCGCTTGGGGTGACTTACCGAAACCGAAGATGCTCACCTTGTCGCAGATGCCGACCGCGAGCACAACGGCCTGCATCCCCGACGAGTAGTGGAACCACCGCTCGTCGTGGTATGTTCCCCACGTCGACGGCGACTCCCCGGTCTCCTCCACGAACAACTTCAGAGAGTAGTACTTCACGATGCGGGAACAGAGGGCGTCGAACCGTCCGTCCGTCACCAGAAGCGGCGACTTGTGCGTGGAATTGCATATCATGTATTCGATGAAATGCGCTGGCTGGCAGATGTAGAACACGACGGGGACGAGGTCGCCGTAGGGGTGGCAGAAGCAGCCCTCGAGCAGAGCGCAAGCGTGGAGCACGTTGCTGTTGATAAAGGAGAGGGAGGTCTTGGCGCCGACGTGCCTCTGGTAGCCAATGATGCGGGCGTTGTTGAGGCGGATGACAAGGTGGTGTGCGTCGATTAGGTCACCGTGGTCTGCATTGAGGAGGACGCCGCTGTTGCCCACGACGGCACAGGTAGGGTACCGCTTGCCCGAGTCAGGGTAGTGGTTGTTGAGATCGATGGGGCGCTTGATGTGGTCGAccagatccgacatcacctctgCCCGGAAGTCGCGGCGGTTGCGGAACCAATCGCCGAGCAGCCGCCGGAACTCCGGTAAAACCTGGTCGTGCTGGGGGTGCTCCGGTCGGGCCAGGAACGTGATGCGGGCCAAATACATAGATCGATTTCTCGGCTTCACTCCGCGCCGCCAGATAGAGATTTGCCGGTACAGCTCGCCAGGCAAGTCAATGGACTCGAGGTTAGCCGAGAGAAGGTCCGCCACATTCCGTTGCAGCTCCGTTGCGCCAGGTTCTTGGGCGGCGAGGAGGAACAGGGTCTCATTCATCGCCCCGGCGTCAAGCGATTCATTCTCCTCGTCGTAGAGGCGCTGGATGGGCTTTAGCATGAGACCGCGGCGGGCGATCGAGCGATAGCTGACCACGGCGGCGACGACGGCCAGGAGGAGGAAGGCGAAGTGGATGGAGCGGTTCATTGCCGCCCCTCTCAGCAAAAACGCCAGCATTGCCAGGAGCCCCGATCAGGCAGAGGTCCTCGGCCTCAATTTGAAGTGGACGGAGACTTCGTTTCCCCGCTTTATCCCTCTCTCCAGTCGCGAGCTCAGTACGGTTTCGGGAATACACCGGAGGGGCCCGCTTTCCGTTCGGCTGCTTCTCTTCAAACACGAAACAATATATTATGATATATGTACTGGGTCCAACTTCAGATAAGCAAACAATGAAACGCCACGTCTCGTGATTTTAGTGGTGGATGTTGGTAGCGATGCTTGGGATGGGACGCAAAGGGCCGTTGCAGGGGAGGCAGGAGAACCGGAGAAGAAGCTTGCAACCGTTGGTGAGGtaataaatcaatttattttattttattttattttatttattataattaataattGGTTACGGGACTGAAAGTGaaaggtttcctttttctttagGAGGGTGCCAGATTTCCGATTTTCATTGAAGGAACCAGCGAGCAGGAAAAATGAGGGCAGGATACTGTATTATTCTACAAAATTATATTATagatattattaaaattttttttaggaGTCATTGAATTCATGCATGATccactttattttttaaaaaagaaaatcagGTGATCTGCCTTCACGCGATTAATCTTTAATGATAGACAATCTTCCCCTTAATTTGCTGAGCACAAATTTAACCAGACTCAAATAAGTCTACTTCTAAAAAGTCTACTTCTAAGATATTCATcccatttgaaatttaaattttgatcattttattgCTCTTTTGAGTCTTTTAGTACAATACCTATGGAGGCACATGAATCGATTTTAAGATTCATATACAAATATCTTTTTTAtataatcatgtatcaactataCTAGTCTAATTTCCTTCTTTGGGtatgatgtctcttttcatcttCTCTTCGTTCTTGGCAAACCtctatttaaaattttctctatCTCAAGTTCCTTTTTCTCCCAGGCAaaatctcctttctcttctctttcctaaGGTTGTTGCCGGGAAAGTTATTGATCTCATTGATTCAACTatgaatattaaaaataattttctaaaacctAATGATCCCATAGAATACCAGGAAATAAACAATCAAACTCATCGTTTGAAAAAAGGATGATGTGATCGAAAATTATTAttgatcaaaaattaatttaaaaataattgaaCAGATGTTTAAATAAACTCATAGTCTAACCCGGTAAAAGATGAAAATACCCCTAAActcaaaaaataataacaaaaaggAGAAACAATTTTAATTCTGAATCTCTAAAAAAGTCTTAAACGATCTCTTAGGCTTGAAATTAGACTGTTACGGATTTCATGTGATAACCAATCGTAGATCTCTAAACAAACTTTAATTTGGCACATAGTACGTCTCAAAATTCAttccaaattaaaaattatgaacTCTGCGTGCACAACCTTCCGGAATCCCTCTACAACAGTCATCAATATCAAAgaggttgatgatgatgataaataATATAGTGTCCATTGGAAAccttttttgagatttatctccTTATTCGGTTTTAAGTCTAGGAGATCCTTAAAGGCTATCCAAGGCCCTTCTAGTGAAAActagatttaaaattatttttttcccgTTAAAGTTTGCGCATTTGCAAATTTTAGAGTTAtggaatgaaaggaaaatttgacAGCTATATTAGTGAGCCTAATAAAACGCTTTCAAAGACTCTTTCAAGATTAGTGAGCCTAAGTTCTAAAtgtttttctaatttaactaggAAGCAAAATAAGATATTTTGAGATGAATTAAggggaaaataaattttcaaagtgGGTTGTTAGACTACTTTTTAGAACATGTTTCCTTTTCGAATTCATCAAATGCCACACGTGTGATGCATGATGCATGATCCACGGAGAGATTTTGATCGTAAAAGTTAAATAcctggattataaaaaaaaattaatgggcTTTGATCATGCATGTGCTGCATTATTGCATCCTGGAACTTTATTATACATTAGAGAGTACTTTGTTTTATCAAGGAGCTTTGATCATTATATATGCATAGGACTTGCATTTTCTTAACTTCATCCTTGTATTGGGGGTACTTTGTGTAAATCTCACATATGATAAGAAAATAGGGAAAAGGCCGAACGAAAGGGGATGAGACAAGGGAATCGACCTCTAATaattaaagtaatttgattatttAATTGAATCATTTTATTATTTGTccctaatatatatataaaagttgtcCATAAATGggtgtacaaaaatacaaaataacaaaattatatatataaacttgATATGGCTCTCCGTGGGCGCCCACACTTAGTCGCCCACGGGAGCACCCAACATATCTTAGTTGTGTGTGTATATAGAGAGAGATATGTTGCTCGACTCTCCATGCGCACCTCCATGTGCAACACATATCGAAATTTGAGCACCCCGCACACTCATCAAACACAGGAGTCGAAACACAGGAGTCGAGCACAAGGATCGGGCAACATAttatttctttatatatatatatatatatatatatatatatatatatatatatatatatatatatatatatatatatgatcctgtaCACAAATGGGAAGGTGACTAGCTGGAGATATGGCTGTTGCGCTGACTGGTTGTAGACCGTGCTTCGCTCTGCAAAACAAGCAACATCagtaccgagccagggaaggAGTCCTCGGCgttgaccctccaacgctcaagtcaatcaccggaaCTATAGAATAAAGTGGACCAATTAACAGTGGCACTAGCGCAAACagtgaataacgcgtacctccgtCGGTGCATGGAcccatagtttgcaaaatcgcgatccgaatcgtaggatcgtacgatcctacgatccgaaaacccaaaatcgatccaggatcgtgcaaaatcgtttttgcagtaggatcgcagcaggatcggtatgatcggtaggatcggagcagaatcggtagaatcggagcaggatcggagcagaatcggagcaggatcggtagaagctttgagaggtcataacttttgactcggattgaaccacggggcctataatatatcaaattaaagctcgttcagagatctttaataaatttcaaagtttatccttaaccattatcttttttttcatcttattagagttttaaattatttaaatatatgtttaattatttttgagttagttttttatcaataatattctgtcatttatttttctcaaaataataagtttttggatgtctattgtctagtattgtgtggcatcaaccagtctttagaagattatttccggtattcatatttgaatcaaaggattcaacAGCTTTTGTTATATACGTTAGATGCTTTGTTgacatttaaattgaattatcttataaatcaaggaaatatttttgacattatatgtgttattattattgtgttaatagatattttatattctttcattttatgatatgaaaatataaatattattactatgcgagaatgatagttgaattacaagttaatttaaatttgtacatgtagtaatgtaatttgatgtgttgagtgtaaataattgtatatatatataaaaaattagttatttatttatatgtaaatgagttttttaggtattttttctaattattaatcatgtataataaaattttaaggatttttggtaggatcgtacgattctacgatccgatcctgaccgatccgatcctgaccctaaatcgatcctgcgtaggatcgcgattctacaaactatgcatggaccctcctttatatagagccctggtgggtGACATGCACGCTCCTCGAGGCATGAGCACGTTATCCCATGTATCCTTGAAAGGACCTGTCAGGAAattaaagtgtctctgacaccatacattaatagggcatgcatatccctgacaagacagtagaaacttccgccaTACAATCTGTCTGTTGGTCATATCTCGTGTCagcggcactatctcccaaaagaatATCGAGAGATATGATAATGGCCTCGTTGCTTGGCTGAGTGAGGTAGCTACTCGGCCAAGACTCCTCCGCTCTATCAGCCTCAGCTGCTCTTCCTTGTGGTGATTGGGTGTAGTAACTTGTCCCTCCCGATCGGACAAGTTCTTCGGTCTCCTCAGCGTTCTGTCATCCTGCACTGAGCGTCTGGCGATCTTACCATATTATCAGAGATAGACAGTTGGCCCACTCGGATAAGTATCTTGCCGATCGGACACTGATTGCCCCGATTGGCTGTTGTAATCGACCTCCGCTCGGGCACTGTAGGCGAGCCTTTTGACACCCgagcgttgaccaccttgactttgacctccacctagGCATTTGATTCTCACCGGGTGAGCTCCCCTTTATCgccgcatcacaagtctccccctcaagtctattCAAAGGAGACTACAAGTCCGGCTGACTAGACAAGTAACGTCCTCGATGGCATCCACGTCCGTTCTAATCATCTATGTTCCTGAGTTTCTGACCGGATCACATGTCTTCACTGTTCGACTTCCTTTCGCTGGTTTGGGTTTGTAGCTGCCACTCGGATCATACCTCCCAAGGCAGATAGTGAATCAATCGCTCGGCTGTGTGATAATCAAATATCTATGCCGATCGGGACGATGGATGACCACACTTAGCGAATTTTCTCCATTCCTTGCGCTCCCTCGAATGACCACCCTTTCTTATTAGCTGACatcatccaaatttcttgaagACCATGCAAATCTCTAATCATTATGGCTGAGCACGcgaccataccttttaattaagtaTCATTAATGGCTTCCGATAGGCGAATGCCACGTGTCCCACTTTTTGCCGCCGCAtgtttaaaaaagttttaaaaaatacaaaaaaatataaaaaaataaaaaatatataaaaaacgtaaaaaaatttaaaaataataaaaaaatgttataaacattaaaaaaataattaaaaaaaaatgtaaaaaaaaaattaaaaaaaaactttaaaaaataaaaattaaaaaacataaatatatatatatataaataaaaaaaatgtgaaaatatagtaaaatagaatagagtttaaataataataataataataataatatattattattattattattattattattattatgtatagttggttttataACTAAGGGTAATCTAGTAAAATACTAAACTAAGTTATTCATTAAACTTCAAACAAAtatgtttttgttgcattacctaaattgaaccaaataacatttggttatattttattttcataattttagttaTATGATTACCTGATAATTACATAActaagattatacatgataacttgaatcaaACGTACTCTAAGAGATTTCATAATTAAAGTACTTGAAGCATTATATGTTCGCATACATGTGAAACAGGCCACTTTGTTAAGATCTTACATGTTATAAAGGACTTGGACCATTTTATACGCACGACTTGAGGGTAAAGCCTATGAGACCTGATGCGGTGAGTGGAAAGAGGGCTCTACATGGATAAGGACATTATGGATTTTTCACAACTTTTCTCTTTTAAAGTTTTTGTACGTCAAAGGGCCCGCCACTTTTTGAGTGGGCTCGCTCTCTTGGGCAAGAAACGACATTGTTACTGACGCCATCATGATCTCCGTCGATGGACCCTTGCAACCTCCGTCGTCACACCTCTCCTCTCTCGCCATCTATGCTACCTGTCTCTCCTCCCTCACACCCCGCTGCCAGCCACCAGCCGCATGCCCGCTTCCTCCCTCAAGATCCTCATCAGTCGCCTCCACGTTGCTCCCCCTCGAACCACTGCCCCTGCTCCCAGCTCACATTATCACCCCTTTTCCCCTCCATCTAGGCATCCGCCTCATCTCTGACACCAACGCTGCCACCGCCGCCTCCACCGTCGCCTCTGCCAGCAGCCACACCTCCTCGAGCTCCAGCGATCTCCCTCTCCCTGACGCTATCCGGTTGATCTCCGGCCAAAACCCTAGATCGCGGATCCCTTCCTCATGTCGCCTTCTTGATATCTCCCGTCGTCTCACCATGGCCATGGTCTTGTTATCGCCGCCTCCTATCACCTCTGGCATCACCTCCTGTAGTCGCTATTGCTACCTTGCTAATGCCGCAGTTGTCGCCTCACTATCACCGAAGCCACCGGCCCATGTCATCGCTGTCGCTGCCCCTTGTCTCTGCTGCCTCAATATCGCGTAGTTGCCGCCTCCTTGATATCACCGTAACTGCTGCCTTGATATCGGCACGGCTGCCACCTCGATATCACTGCAAATGTCGCCTCCTCAATATTACCGCAACTGCCGCATCCTATCATCGTTGTCGTCGTCTCACTGTTGTTGCAGCCACTGCCTCCTGTCATCGTCGCCTCAATATTGCCACAACTATCGTCTCCTGTTGCTACTGTCGTTGCCTCGATGTAGTTGTTGAAGCTGCCTTGCTATCGCTGTAGCCATCACCTCCTATCGTCGTTGTCGCCGCCTCACTATCACCACAATCGCCGCCCCCTATTGTCGTTATTGCCTCTTCAATATCGCCACAACTACTATCACTACCTCATTGTTACCACAGTTGCCATGGTTCGCGAGCCCTATGGCCTCCAAACCCGTGCTACTGTACTTCGcctcccagagctctttggccTTCGAGCCCTTGCTACCGGCCTCAGCCTCCAACCCTCGAGCCGACATTGTCGTCCTCTAGCCTACGAGCCCGCGCTATCGTGTTTCCATGCTTCGCTTCCCAGAGCCCTCCAACCTCCGAGTTATCACTGTCGTCCTCCGACCTCCAAGCCCTCACTACCGCGTTGTCGCCCCACTAACTCGGCTCTCCATTCATCCCACTCTATGCTATAAAAGGTGTCCATACTCGCGGATGGAGGTACGTGTACATATTTGCGTACATCTattttcattctcctactactatTCATTTTCTTCATCTCTCCCACTGGATATCatcggccccccccccccccccccccccccaaaactcTTCTACTCCTCATAGATTTTTTTAGGTGATTCAGCCCTCCCAATAGTGTTTAATGACTCTCTTCTACTCCTCGCAAGCATCTTCACTCTTCAGTCGCCCCTCCTTCCTCTTGGTCCTTCCTGTGACGAGGACAACTCACCTTTTCTTCGGAGACTCCATGACCTTGTCAATATCGAAGACAGTTAACTCTTCCTTCTCCTAGTCATGGAGACTTAGTCAACATTCCAGATAGCTCATGAGTGGCTCGTTCTTTGAAGGTCTCAGAGCATATCAAATTGGCACCATCTGGGAATACTAAGTTAAGATCTGAACTGAGATGTTGAGATAGATGACATCGAAAAACTCCCTATCATCACCTCGACCCTTGGAGGATTTCAACAAAATTATTGCCACTATGTTACAGGAGCAAGAGAGCAGAATTTCTTAGGCTTTATTTTCATTCAAACACTACGACAGAAGCCCATGAATCTTTGTCCCACCAAGATTCATGATCTCTAGATTTCATCAAATTCCATATGTcaagttattatatatatatctcaGCCTGCCAATCAATGCCATCTTTATATATTGACTTAATGTCCACCTTCATTGTTGACCCTGGTTTCTTATTATCAATTCTGCGAACGCTCAAGAGTCGTGGGATCAAGCTTATTATTATTCTTTCCTTGAATTTACAAATGATCGGGAGTCGTATGATCAAACTTATTATATTATTCTCTCCCCGACTCTGCAAATGTTTCTATCCCTAATTTCACGGATGCTCGAGAATCGTGGGATCGAGCCTATTGTATTCTCTCCCCGACTTCACGAATGTGTGGGAGTCATATAATCAAGATATTATCTCCCTTAGCATGATAGagttatttctctctctctctctctctctctctctctctctctctcactctcagGATGATCGAGTCTTATCATCTTCTCTCTCTGACTCTATGGGCATTCGAGAGTCAAGGGATTGGGTTATTCTCTCAGTGGGGTTGAGTCATCCTCTCTCTAAGCGGGGGGAGGGGATGGTGATCGTTATTAAATCgagtacacagcggaaaaaaaaacacaacgctaacacaaaccaattttacttggttcagagcattcgtcgactcctactccaaggcatgcactcgtcgagtgctttcgttgggcaatcactaataatttgtaAAATATTATAAACTAAAGTACAAGAATAATTAAAACAATACCAGCAATATAGAAAAAGAAGTTGAATcgcaggttgtcggaggagcCTCGCAGCGTCGCATGAGCATAGCGCAATAGAGCAGTCGTAGAAGAAGTTGTTGTACGTAGCTCTGGAGGAAGACTacttttataggagtgctccgggcgcctggatcccttccgggcgcctggaccgtgacGTTGGCTCAGCCAATCAGCGCACTCCACATGGCAATGAGATAGGTTTTTgcactccgggcacccggatcccttctggcgCTCGGACCACTATTTTTCAACACATCAATTTCctgtaagaaaatgttagtccgaggtaaatataaattatactaccctgcaaaacaaagtgttagcacaattatagtaaaaaggATAGTAgttagattctgtctcaccgagaccagaatctagtcacgatctcaacttagatttccgaaatggttctaaattggatcgatgcctactattccctcgaacggagaatgcatcctcaccaagttactcccctctagtgacttaacttacctgccagacatccggtcagcccgtcgacatgtccggacttcgtgctagctattcggtaagcccgtcgacctaactgggctCCGTACTAGATattcggtcagtccgtcgacctatctggacttcgcaccagctatgtgatcggcccgttgacctaactggatttcacctgcacactcagtcaaagtaTTATATCACaacaaatctaacttaaccttctttgtcattcatcaaaatcggagttagaccgttagtgctaactgcaccaacaatctccccctttttgatgcaatgacaacctgggctaagttagtgaaaaatatgcaaaaagtaaatagtgctaaaaatatgcaagatgttagttaagttaattggcgttgtatgcttggtattttttgtgctaacttaatccacctaaccccttttgacattcatcaaaaaaaacatagaaaagatAGGAATAAGCGACTAAAAAATTGCAATAGAGATTGCTAACAGAATCCAGAgttacttgggggagtttaacttaaaataaaacataAGCTTTCAACTTTTATAtcagaaataattttcaacatctactaacattttcaaaatagctaagttttgaaagataactTTTGAACACATTCAAAAACCTACTAACTTTGTAAGTTAACTTATTTTTGTAAGTTAAagcaatttttgaaataatttacaaaaataagtttacaaaattaaagtaagttttaaaataattttcaaaaataagtttacaaaattaaagtaagttttaaaataattttcaaaaataagtttgcaaaagtaaagcaattttcaaaaataagtttgtaaaattaaagaaagtttcaaaataattttcaaaaataagttttttaaaataattttcaaaaataagtttacaaaattaaagcaagtttcaaaacaaatttttttttttttgcaaatttaaaacaattttgctaaagtatttttaaggaaatgaaaatacttttcaaaaataattttggaaa contains:
- the LOC122023277 gene encoding sialyltransferase-like protein 1; this encodes MLAFLLRGAAMNRSIHFAFLLLAVVAAVVSYRSIARRGLMLKPIQRLYDEENESLDAGAMNETLFLLAAQEPGATELQRNVADLLSANLESIDLPGELYRQISIWRRGVKPRNRSMYLARITFLARPEHPQHDQVLPEFRRLLGDWFRNRRDFRAEVMSDLVDHIKRPIDLNNHYPDSGKRYPTCAVVGNSGVLLNADHGDLIDAHHLVIRLNNARIIGYQRHVGAKTSLSFINSNVLHACALLEGCFCHPYGDLVPVVFYICQPAHFIEYMICNSTHKSPLLVTDGRFDALCSRIVKYYSLKLFVEETGESPSTWGTYHDERWFHYSSGMQAVVLAVGICDKVSIFGFGKSPQARHHYHTNQKRELDLHDYLAEYEFYRDLIERPQSIPFLKDAGVKVPTVVFYH